In Persicimonas caeni, a single window of DNA contains:
- a CDS encoding response regulator transcription factor, which produces MRILVIEDEPKIAGFLERGLTEEGHRVDVVEDLAQARLAAKVDEYDLLLVDRMLPDGDGLTVVREMRRRDDHTPAICLTARDRVDEKVEGLYGGADDYLVKPFEFDELLARIAAVTRRTPMGERIEVGELAIDVPARRVYRAGQEVQLTAQEFDLLRYLAEHRGQVLSRTRILDAVWDMTHDPRTNVVDVYISYLRAKIDKDFDYPLIHTVRGVGYVLEDRPR; this is translated from the coding sequence GTGCGCATTCTCGTCATCGAAGACGAACCCAAGATTGCCGGCTTTTTGGAGCGCGGCCTGACCGAAGAAGGTCACCGCGTCGATGTGGTCGAGGACCTGGCGCAGGCGCGCTTGGCGGCCAAGGTCGACGAGTACGACCTGTTGCTCGTCGACCGCATGCTCCCCGACGGGGACGGGCTGACCGTGGTGCGTGAGATGCGCCGGCGCGACGACCACACTCCCGCCATCTGTCTGACCGCGCGCGACCGGGTCGACGAGAAGGTCGAGGGTTTGTACGGCGGCGCCGACGATTACCTGGTCAAGCCCTTCGAGTTCGACGAATTGCTCGCTCGCATCGCCGCGGTCACCCGGCGCACGCCGATGGGCGAGCGCATCGAGGTCGGCGAGTTGGCCATCGACGTGCCTGCACGCCGGGTCTACCGCGCCGGCCAAGAGGTCCAGCTCACCGCCCAAGAATTCGACCTCCTTCGCTACCTCGCCGAGCATCGCGGCCAGGTCTTGTCGCGCACCCGCATCCTCGACGCCGTGTGGGATATGACCCACGACCCGCGCACCAACGTCGTCGACGTCTATATCAGCTACCTTCGCGCCAAAATCGACAAAGACTTCGACTACCCGCTCATCCACACCGTGCGTGGAGTGGGGTATGTGCTCGAGGACCGTCCCCGATAG
- a CDS encoding receptor L domain-containing protein, whose product MSVSCGDAGSSEPCTVAETDSGAAVISCPDGTSAVVEDGADGSACTVDDNGDGTKTISCDDGTSVTVADGADGADGADGADGSSCTVSDNGDGTKTISCDDGSSATIADGQGGGASCTVSDDGNGTKTLSCDDGSSVTISDGADGADGTNGADGADGADGSSCTVADNGDGTATISCDDGTSVTVGTTNCTSLEGPLAIDDHLEALLFAASGCTEVQGDLTIDATALTSLDTFSTLTTVGGDLIIANNADLLDIDGLSSLATVGGELRIADNAVLGSVDGLSSLTSVGGGLVIRNNPMIPDLDGLALLNSVGGELRIRNNSAMTDVDGLNAVTSIGGDLRLFYNEALASLDGFTALTSVGGSVRMFDNATLTSCDGFPSLATVGGAVMISSHPSLTSLAGFDALHTVDGLPQYQTGGSLGLKLRHNHSLATIAGFGALNDVGGDFEVAFNDALMNLDSFGALTNIAGTLEIRNNGALTDLHGLSSINAVGRYFRIRDNVTLPTCEAEWLRDSIGTQNIVGTVYIDGNDASGTCP is encoded by the coding sequence ATGTCCGTCTCTTGCGGCGACGCCGGCTCTTCGGAGCCGTGCACGGTCGCGGAGACCGATTCCGGTGCAGCGGTCATTTCGTGTCCCGATGGAACGAGCGCCGTCGTCGAAGACGGAGCCGATGGCAGCGCGTGCACGGTGGACGATAACGGAGATGGGACTAAGACCATCTCGTGCGATGACGGCACCTCGGTGACCGTCGCCGATGGAGCCGATGGAGCCGACGGAGCCGACGGAGCAGATGGCTCCTCGTGTACGGTGAGCGACAACGGCGACGGCACCAAGACCATCTCTTGCGACGACGGAAGCTCGGCGACGATCGCCGACGGTCAGGGCGGTGGCGCGTCCTGCACGGTGAGCGACGACGGGAATGGAACAAAGACGCTCTCTTGTGACGACGGATCTTCGGTGACCATCTCAGATGGCGCGGACGGAGCCGACGGAACAAACGGCGCCGATGGAGCCGACGGCGCAGATGGCTCCTCGTGCACTGTAGCCGATAATGGCGACGGCACCGCGACTATCTCGTGCGATGACGGCACCTCCGTAACGGTGGGGACCACGAACTGCACATCGCTGGAGGGGCCGCTGGCGATCGACGATCACCTCGAGGCTCTGCTCTTCGCCGCCAGTGGGTGCACCGAGGTTCAGGGCGACCTGACGATCGATGCGACAGCCCTGACGAGCCTCGACACGTTCAGCACGCTGACCACGGTGGGAGGCGATTTGATCATTGCCAACAACGCCGACCTCCTGGATATCGACGGGCTGAGCTCACTTGCTACAGTCGGAGGTGAACTCCGCATCGCCGACAATGCCGTGCTGGGAAGCGTCGACGGGTTGAGCTCACTGACCAGCGTCGGGGGCGGCTTGGTCATCAGAAATAACCCGATGATCCCAGATCTCGATGGGCTAGCCTTATTGAACAGCGTCGGAGGTGAACTGCGGATCAGAAACAACTCGGCGATGACCGACGTCGACGGCCTCAATGCCGTGACCTCTATCGGAGGAGACCTTCGACTCTTCTACAACGAGGCACTGGCGTCGCTCGACGGGTTCACAGCCCTCACCAGTGTCGGCGGCTCGGTGCGCATGTTCGACAACGCCACGCTCACCTCGTGTGATGGCTTCCCTTCGTTGGCCACTGTTGGGGGCGCGGTGATGATTTCTAGTCACCCTTCACTCACCTCACTTGCCGGATTTGACGCGTTGCACACGGTGGACGGGCTGCCCCAATACCAGACTGGGGGCTCACTCGGGCTGAAGCTCAGGCACAATCATTCCCTTGCGACGATCGCCGGCTTCGGCGCGTTGAACGATGTCGGAGGCGACTTCGAGGTCGCATTTAATGACGCGTTGATGAACCTCGACTCGTTCGGCGCGCTGACCAATATTGCCGGAACGCTCGAGATCCGTAACAACGGGGCGTTGACCGACCTCCACGGGCTGAGCTCGATAAACGCGGTGGGGCGTTACTTTCGTATTCGCGACAACGTCACGCTGCCGACCTGTGAGGCCGAGTGGTTGCGCGACAGCATCGGCACCCAGAATATCGTTGGGACTGTGTATATCGACGGCAACGATGCTAGCGGAACCTGTCCGTGA